A genome region from Diorhabda carinulata isolate Delta chromosome 2, icDioCari1.1, whole genome shotgun sequence includes the following:
- the LOC130903647 gene encoding tRNA:m(4)X modification enzyme TRM13 homolog, producing the protein MENNTKKSVLIENSKNTVIVTEEHAQRPKRKKESTSNSGHCNFFVLRKKRFCKMTVKEGEEYCGEHKKIDSDIEPNTDISKNSPVRIICPLDGKHTCFAHNLKKHLKICNARPKPTDPYISKGVNYADSEEDNSYKLLSTFPEDDILKTISKVDTVYNKYIEKHISEHYSNHKLLEDEMLKPGYGFKTKKHLKQVSSILGLITEYGMMKHATCYIEFGAGKGQLSFWLAKACEDNKESKVLLIERASPKHKKDNKIARNSDKVCRIRADISDIILDKVNIVGECSNVVGVTKHLCGEATDLAIRSLMNIKENSAKVRGCILTFCCHHRCRWLPYTGKDFFKENNLNKNDFDIMCGMASWATCGSGLSRKVRKEISEKNLLLNQRDLSMGLTRSEKEEIGRKSKNVLNWGRVDYLSKFNFKCNLHYYVETGITLENVCIVAVR; encoded by the exons AtggaaaataatacaaaaaaatctgttttaattgAGAATTCTAAAAATACTGTAATCGTAACTGAAGAACATGCTCAACgtccaaaaagaaaaaaggagTCAACTAGTAATAGTGGCcactgtaatttttttgtgttgcGAAAAAAGCGTTTTTGCAAGATGACCGTAAAAGAAGGAGAGGAATATTGCGGCGAACATAAAAAGATTGATTCGGATATAGAACCTAATACTGATATCAGTAAAAACTCTCCAGTGCGAATCATTTGCCCCTTGGATGGCAAACACACTTGTTTTgctcataatttgaaaaaacatttgaaaatatgtaatgCTAGACCCAAGCCAACAGATCCCTATATTTCCAAAGGAGTTAATTATGCCGATTCAGAAGAAGATAATTCATATAAACTATTATCTACATTTCCAGAAGATGACATATTGAAAACTATTTCAAAAGTTGATActgtttataacaaatatatagaGAAACATATTT CTGAACATTATTCAAATCACAAATTATTAGAAGATGAAATGTTGAAACCTGGGTATggatttaaaactaaaaaacatcTAAAACAAGTTTCATCCATTTTAGGATTAATTACTGAATATGGAATGATGAAACATGCAACTTGTTATATTGAATTTGGTGCAGGTAAAGGACAATTGAGTTTTTGGTTAGCTAAAGCCTGCGAAGATAACAAAGAATCAAAAGTTTTACTTATCGAGAGAGCATCACCCAAACATAAAAAGGATAATAAAATAGCAAGAAATTCAGACAAAGTTTGCAGGATAAGAGCAGATATATCGGATATAATTTTGG aTAAAGTGAACATCGTAGGTGAATGTTCTAACGTCGTAGGTGTAACGAAACATCTATGTGGTGAAGCAACAGATTTAGCAATAAGAAGTCTAatgaatattaaagaaaatagcGCTAAAGTGAGAGGTTGTATTCTAACATTCTGCTGTCACCATAGATGTCGATGGCTCCCTTATACAGGAAAAgacttttttaaagaaaacaatttgaacaaaaatgaCTTTGATATAATGTGTGGAATGGCAAGTTGGGCAACCTGTGGATCAGGTTTGAGTAGAAAAGTACGAAAAGAGATCTCAGAAAAGAACTTGCTGTTGAATCAAAGAGATCTCAGTATGGGACTAACTCGatcagaaaaagaagaaatcggCAGAAAAAGTAAAAACGTTTTAAATTGGGGACGTGTagattatttaagtaaatttaatttcaaatgcaATTTACATTATTATGTAGAAACTGGTATAACTTTGGAAAATGTTTGTATAGTAGCAGTTAGATAG